Proteins from a genomic interval of Phenylobacterium sp. LH3H17:
- a CDS encoding acyl-CoA carboxylase subunit beta, with product MAPSGAKQVLEELERRRAEARLGGGERRIASQHAKGKLTARERLDLLLDEGSFEEFDMFVEHRASDFGMAEQKVAGDGVVTGWGNINGRLVFVFSKDFTVFGGSLSNAHAQKIVKVQEQALKVGAPIIGLFDAGGARIQEGVDGLAGYADIFLQNTLASGVIPQISVIMGPCAGGDVYSPAITDFIFMVKDTSYMYVTGPDVVRTVTHEEVTHEELGGYRVHAIKSGVADGAFENDLEALTQVRRLVDFLPLSNREKPPVRQSYDDPLREEPSLDTLIPANPNKPYDMKELILKVVDEADFFEIADGFAKNIICGFGRIDGQPVGVVANQPQVLAGVLDIDSSRKAARFVRFCDAFEIPLVTFVDVPGFMPGTKQEQGGLIRHGAKLLFAYAEATVPKITLITRKAYGGAYDVMSSKHIRGDVNYAWPTAEIAVMGAKGAVEIIFRNESPEAIALREADYKARFANPFVAASRGYIDDVIMPHATRRRIARALKNLRGKQLSNPWKKHDNIPL from the coding sequence CTGGCGCCGTCCGGCGCAAAGCAAGTGCTCGAAGAACTCGAACGCCGCCGTGCCGAGGCGCGTCTTGGCGGGGGCGAGCGTCGGATTGCGAGCCAGCACGCCAAGGGCAAGCTGACGGCGCGCGAGCGGCTGGACCTGTTGCTGGACGAGGGGTCGTTCGAGGAGTTCGACATGTTCGTCGAGCACCGGGCGAGCGATTTCGGGATGGCCGAGCAGAAGGTGGCCGGCGACGGGGTGGTGACCGGCTGGGGCAATATCAACGGCCGGCTGGTGTTCGTGTTCTCCAAGGACTTCACGGTGTTCGGCGGGTCGTTGTCGAACGCCCACGCCCAGAAGATCGTCAAGGTGCAGGAGCAGGCCCTGAAGGTGGGGGCCCCGATCATCGGGCTGTTCGACGCGGGCGGGGCGCGGATCCAGGAGGGGGTGGACGGGCTGGCCGGCTATGCCGACATCTTCCTGCAGAACACCCTGGCCTCAGGCGTCATCCCGCAGATCAGCGTGATCATGGGACCGTGCGCGGGGGGCGACGTCTATTCCCCGGCGATCACCGACTTCATCTTCATGGTGAAGGACACCAGCTACATGTACGTCACCGGCCCCGACGTGGTCCGGACCGTGACCCATGAGGAGGTGACCCACGAGGAGCTGGGCGGCTACCGGGTGCACGCCATCAAGTCGGGGGTGGCCGACGGGGCCTTCGAGAACGACCTGGAAGCCCTGACCCAGGTGCGCCGGCTGGTGGACTTCCTGCCGCTCTCCAACCGTGAGAAGCCGCCGGTGCGGCAGAGCTACGACGATCCGCTGCGCGAGGAGCCCAGCCTCGACACCCTGATCCCGGCCAACCCCAACAAGCCCTACGACATGAAGGAGCTGATCCTTAAGGTGGTGGACGAGGCCGACTTCTTCGAGATCGCCGACGGCTTCGCCAAGAACATCATCTGCGGCTTCGGGCGCATCGACGGCCAGCCGGTGGGCGTGGTCGCCAACCAGCCGCAGGTGCTGGCCGGGGTGCTGGACATCGATTCATCGCGCAAGGCCGCGCGCTTCGTGCGGTTCTGCGACGCCTTTGAGATCCCGCTGGTGACCTTCGTCGACGTGCCGGGCTTCATGCCGGGCACCAAGCAGGAGCAGGGCGGTCTGATCCGCCACGGGGCCAAGCTGCTGTTCGCCTATGCCGAGGCCACCGTGCCGAAGATCACGCTGATCACCCGCAAGGCTTATGGCGGGGCCTATGACGTGATGAGCTCCAAGCACATCCGCGGCGACGTCAACTATGCCTGGCCCACCGCCGAGATCGCGGTGATGGGGGCCAAGGGGGCCGTGGAGATCATCTTCCGCAACGAGAGCCCCGAGGCCATCGCCCTGCGCGAGGCCGACTACAAGGCCCGCTTCGCCAACCCCTTCGTCGCCGCCTCCCGCGGCTATATCGACGACGTCATCATGCCCCACGCCACCCGACGCCGCATCGCCCGCGCGCTCAAGAACCTGCGCGGCAAGCAGCTCTCCAATCCCTGGAAAAAACACGACAATATCCCGCTGTAG
- a CDS encoding MerR family transcriptional regulator: MSISPEFSLTQLSRTYGVTPRAIRHYDDVGLIKPHRNRANRRRLDLAERDRLLFILRLREAGLGLDQIRRIVAVGRRHGPSEQLACACEALNDRIVELECALSPKPSSVDAALGVLKALETEMAA; this comes from the coding sequence ATGTCCATCTCCCCCGAGTTCTCGCTCACCCAGCTCAGCCGCACCTACGGCGTCACCCCCCGCGCCATCCGTCACTATGACGACGTCGGCCTGATCAAGCCGCACCGCAACCGCGCCAACCGCCGCCGATTGGACCTGGCCGAGCGCGACCGGTTGCTGTTCATCCTGCGCCTGCGCGAGGCGGGCCTGGGCCTGGACCAGATCCGCCGGATCGTGGCGGTCGGCCGCCGGCATGGACCCTCCGAACAACTGGCCTGCGCCTGCGAGGCGCTCAATGACCGCATCGTCGAGCTGGAATGCGCCCTCTCGCCGAAGCCGAGTTCGGTCGACGCCGCCCTCGGCGTGTTGAAAGCCCTGGAAACCGAGATGGCGGCCTAG
- a CDS encoding short-chain fatty acyl-CoA regulator family protein, translating to MQQKLFVGPKVRRLREARGWKLEPCATRLGVSISYLSQIEANQRPVTARVLIAMMRVFDVDAQSLDADDDQRLIADLREATAEWTDEAPAPSLAELKHVVTNAPNFARHYLDLHRAHRRAGERLNATDEAIALDETVAASALLPYEAVRDFFHYKNNYIHALDLAAEALHGRCGFSPDVPLETALETYLRDRLKVRVRRSAAGDLMRRFDAGTRELLLNAAQPAETRSFQMACHIVAVELGELIEAELAVSELRSPSAVEICRISLTNYAAGALLLPYETFRHAAQDLRHDIDLLSLRFQTSFEQTCHRLSTLQRPGARGVPFYFVRVDPAGNITKRHSATRFQFARFSGACPLWNVHEAFGRDGRILTQVAEMPDGARYLCLAWGILKRSGAHGTPDRRYALGLGCEVQYADALVYSDGVDLKGPPERIGVSCRICERDDCQQRAFPPVDRGFTVSRSERSIVPFSLTTPNRDSSRS from the coding sequence ATGCAACAGAAACTCTTTGTCGGCCCCAAGGTCCGCCGCCTGCGCGAGGCACGCGGATGGAAGCTGGAGCCCTGCGCCACAAGGCTTGGCGTCTCGATCAGCTACCTCTCCCAGATCGAAGCCAACCAGCGGCCGGTCACGGCCAGGGTGTTGATCGCCATGATGCGCGTGTTCGATGTGGACGCTCAATCCCTCGACGCCGACGACGACCAGCGGCTGATCGCCGACCTGCGCGAAGCCACCGCGGAATGGACTGACGAGGCGCCTGCCCCCTCCCTGGCCGAGTTGAAGCATGTGGTGACCAACGCCCCCAACTTCGCCCGCCACTATCTCGACCTGCACCGGGCCCACCGCCGGGCCGGCGAGCGCCTCAACGCCACCGACGAGGCCATCGCGCTCGACGAGACCGTCGCGGCCAGCGCCCTGTTGCCCTATGAGGCAGTCCGCGACTTCTTCCACTACAAGAACAACTACATCCACGCCCTGGACCTGGCCGCCGAGGCCCTGCACGGCCGCTGCGGCTTCAGCCCCGACGTGCCGCTGGAGACCGCGCTGGAGACCTATCTCCGCGACCGCCTGAAGGTGCGGGTGCGCCGGAGCGCCGCTGGCGACCTCATGCGCCGCTTCGACGCCGGGACACGCGAACTGCTGCTCAACGCCGCCCAACCGGCGGAGACCCGCTCATTCCAGATGGCCTGCCACATCGTCGCCGTGGAGCTCGGCGAACTGATCGAGGCGGAGTTGGCGGTCTCGGAGCTGCGCAGCCCCTCGGCCGTGGAGATCTGCCGGATCAGCCTGACCAACTACGCCGCCGGCGCCCTGCTGCTGCCCTACGAGACCTTCCGCCATGCGGCCCAGGACCTGCGCCACGACATCGACCTGCTGTCGCTGCGCTTCCAGACCAGCTTCGAGCAGACCTGCCATCGGCTGAGCACCCTGCAGCGGCCAGGCGCGCGCGGCGTGCCGTTCTATTTCGTGCGCGTCGACCCGGCCGGGAACATCACCAAGCGCCACAGCGCCACCCGCTTCCAGTTCGCCCGCTTCAGCGGCGCCTGTCCCCTGTGGAATGTGCACGAGGCCTTCGGCCGCGACGGGCGCATCCTGACCCAGGTGGCCGAGATGCCGGATGGGGCCCGCTATCTCTGCCTGGCCTGGGGGATCCTCAAGCGCTCCGGCGCCCACGGGACCCCCGACCGCCGCTATGCGCTCGGCCTCGGCTGCGAGGTGCAATACGCCGACGCCCTGGTCTATTCCGACGGGGTCGACCTGAAGGGCCCGCCCGAGCGGATCGGCGTAAGCTGCCGCATCTGCGAGCGCGACGACTGCCAGCAGCGCGCCTTCCCACCCGTGGACCGGGGCTTCACCGTCTCGCGGTCGGAGCGCTCGATCGTGCCTTTCTCGCTCACCACGCCCAATCGCGACAGCTCCCGCTCCTAG
- a CDS encoding TetR/AcrR family transcriptional regulator: protein MPAIGTARVEGVTEGTVDQLLSVAEQLFAERGVAQVALTHIVAQSGQKNRSAVHYHFGSRAGVLAAVMNRRLASINARREALIDALQPDAAPLDVVRAISAPLGLAVIEAPWGGDYLSILAQVTFHPQLLGERGLDNALLSGVRRGKRRLAKAAPHLPPALLDQRLTWLTDSIVFAMARWARDTPKARQTPAAMAALIEHLAAYGTAGLLAPDPTPEITP, encoded by the coding sequence ATGCCCGCCATCGGAACCGCACGTGTCGAAGGGGTCACCGAGGGCACGGTCGACCAGTTGCTGTCGGTGGCCGAGCAGCTGTTCGCCGAGCGCGGAGTCGCTCAGGTCGCGCTCACGCACATCGTCGCGCAGTCCGGCCAGAAGAACCGCTCGGCGGTGCACTACCATTTCGGCTCACGCGCCGGCGTCCTGGCTGCGGTGATGAACCGGCGGCTGGCGTCCATCAACGCCCGGCGTGAGGCCCTGATCGACGCCTTGCAGCCGGACGCGGCGCCGCTGGATGTCGTGCGAGCGATCAGCGCGCCGCTTGGCCTGGCCGTGATCGAAGCGCCCTGGGGCGGCGACTATCTCAGCATCCTGGCCCAGGTGACCTTCCACCCGCAGCTGCTTGGCGAACGCGGGCTCGATAATGCCCTGCTGTCGGGCGTCCGCCGCGGCAAAAGGCGGTTGGCCAAGGCCGCGCCGCACCTGCCCCCCGCCTTGCTGGACCAGCGCCTGACCTGGCTGACCGACAGCATCGTCTTCGCCATGGCCCGCTGGGCGCGGGACACGCCGAAAGCCCGGCAGACCCCCGCGGCCATGGCTGCGCTCATCGAACACCTCGCCGCCTACGGGACCGCCGGCCTGCTGGCGCCCGATCCGACCCCGGAGATCACCCCATGA
- a CDS encoding transglycosylase domain-containing protein, producing the protein MIVFAAAASLLAGAPELPRLPEIRRDPQVTYVDRSGAMLGVRGGRYGPPVDLAKLPPHVPAAFIAIEDRRFYEHTGFDPIGIGRAIIAGVNEGRATQGASTITQQLARNLFLTSDRTVERKAMELLYAVQLERTYSKRQILALYLSRVYFGSGAYGLEAASQRYFNKPAARLTIQEAATLAGVLKSPTNYNPAEQPQRSAQRAALVLNAMVEIGAITLAQRAKASARPLRVAPSASTASAQYFIDWLDGQRRQLVGQPKQDVVVETTLDLGLESVAAATTSSVLARHQAQQVSQAALVALDGQGRVRVMVGGVDYAKGPFNRAVTAKRQAGSAWKPFVYLAALEAGRVPEMPVVDEPVTIGSWSPSNYNEGYLGPITLQVALAQSINTVAARLADEVGRPTVAAAAHRVGIVSTINTDPAMALGTTLVSPLEMAQAYATFSNGGNRVTAYGIERIRTTGGAMLYQRKAMPPQPVVANPPLSDLNLMLRTVITSGTGTRAAIPGYDLAGKTGTTSDYRDAWFAGYTGGFTTVVWMGRDDGAPMGRVTGGGAPAELWRGFMSVALKRVPKQPIPVGPPRAAPLPPPVADPIDALIPAPAPIQTPPQPEQDPPFGDR; encoded by the coding sequence GTGATCGTGTTCGCCGCCGCCGCATCGTTGCTCGCGGGCGCCCCGGAACTGCCGCGCCTGCCGGAGATCCGGCGCGATCCGCAGGTCACCTATGTCGACCGGTCCGGCGCCATGCTGGGCGTGCGCGGCGGGCGTTACGGCCCTCCCGTAGACCTGGCGAAGCTGCCGCCGCACGTGCCGGCCGCCTTCATCGCCATCGAGGACCGCCGGTTCTACGAGCACACCGGCTTCGATCCGATCGGCATCGGCCGGGCGATCATCGCCGGCGTCAACGAGGGGCGCGCGACCCAAGGCGCCTCGACCATCACCCAGCAGCTGGCGCGCAACCTGTTCCTGACCTCCGACCGCACGGTCGAGCGCAAGGCGATGGAACTGCTCTACGCCGTTCAGTTGGAGCGCACCTACTCGAAGCGCCAGATCCTCGCCCTCTATCTGAGCCGGGTCTATTTCGGGTCCGGCGCCTATGGGCTGGAGGCGGCGTCGCAGCGCTATTTCAACAAGCCGGCCGCGCGCCTGACCATCCAGGAAGCGGCGACCCTGGCGGGGGTGCTGAAGTCGCCAACCAACTACAACCCGGCGGAACAGCCGCAGCGGTCGGCCCAGCGTGCAGCCCTGGTGCTGAACGCCATGGTCGAGATCGGGGCCATCACGCTCGCCCAGCGCGCCAAGGCGAGCGCCCGGCCATTGAGGGTCGCCCCGTCGGCGTCCACCGCCTCGGCCCAGTACTTCATCGACTGGCTGGACGGCCAGCGTCGCCAGCTGGTGGGCCAGCCGAAGCAGGACGTGGTGGTGGAGACCACCCTCGACCTAGGCCTGGAGAGCGTCGCCGCGGCGACCACCAGCTCCGTCCTGGCGCGCCATCAGGCCCAGCAGGTGTCGCAGGCCGCGCTCGTCGCGTTGGACGGACAGGGCCGGGTGCGGGTCATGGTCGGCGGCGTCGACTACGCCAAGGGCCCGTTCAATCGGGCGGTGACCGCAAAGCGGCAGGCCGGCTCGGCCTGGAAGCCGTTCGTCTATCTGGCCGCTCTGGAGGCCGGCCGGGTTCCCGAAATGCCCGTGGTGGACGAGCCCGTGACCATCGGGAGTTGGTCGCCGAGCAACTACAACGAGGGATATCTGGGGCCGATCACCCTGCAGGTGGCGCTGGCCCAGTCGATCAACACCGTGGCGGCCCGACTGGCCGACGAGGTGGGCCGCCCCACCGTGGCGGCGGCGGCGCACCGGGTTGGCATCGTCTCGACGATCAACACCGACCCGGCCATGGCGCTGGGCACCACCCTGGTGTCGCCGCTGGAGATGGCCCAGGCCTATGCGACCTTCTCGAACGGGGGCAATCGGGTGACCGCCTATGGTATCGAGCGCATCCGCACGACCGGCGGGGCCATGCTCTACCAACGCAAGGCCATGCCGCCGCAGCCGGTGGTGGCCAATCCGCCGCTCAGCGACCTGAACCTGATGCTGCGCACCGTGATCACCTCCGGCACGGGAACCAGGGCCGCGATCCCGGGCTACGACCTGGCCGGCAAGACCGGCACCACGTCCGACTATAGGGACGCCTGGTTCGCCGGCTATACGGGCGGCTTCACCACCGTGGTCTGGATGGGCCGGGACGACGGGGCGCCCATGGGCCGGGTCACCGGCGGCGGGGCGCCGGCGGAGCTCTGGCGCGGCTTCATGAGCGTTGCACTGAAACGGGTCCCGAAGCAGCCGATCCCAGTCGGCCCGCCGCGGGCCGCGCCGCTTCCGCCGCCGGTCGCTGATCCGATCGACGCCTTGATCCCGGCTCCCGCCCCGATCCAGACGCCGCCCCAGCCGGAGCAGGACCCACCCTTCGGCGACCGCTGA
- a CDS encoding arylsulfatase codes for MTKKTPSGEDFQGVIGRTIPESQPWWPASRIKPGSPNVVLVVLDDTGFSHFGCYGSTLATPNIDALAAGGLRFTGFHTTALCSPTRACLLTGRNHHAVGMRAISNFDTGFPNMRGAVPRSAATLAEILRDNGYGTYATGKWHLAPMAECSAAGPYANWPLQKGFDRYYGFLQGETDQFFPELTHDNHFIDAPGGPEDGYHVSEDIVDRSAGMIRDQVSLVPEKPFFLYLAFGAMHSPHQAPQAYLDKWRGKFDAGWDVAREEWFARQKELGIIPPDTRLAPHNPGVRPWAELSVNEQRFAARLQEAFAAMLEHTDDQIGRLVAFLKSIDQFDDTLFIVMSDNGASQEGGATGVLDEMKWFNGIRESVDEAVLRLDDIGGPNSHCNIPWGWAQAGNTPLKWYKQNTHGGGVRDPLVIHWPNRVKAGGETRDQFCHVIDIAPTILDALGLETPAVVAGVPQMPVHGISLAPTFADPAAKLDRGPQYFEMLGHRGIWKDGWKAVTHHDQGKPFDDDRWELYHLAQDFSEYEDLAATHPEKLKELVDLWWAEAETHGVLPLDDRSAMALFRASMRPGLPSSRRRFVYYPPVSHLVSEACPPVARGWTTSVTIDHPKGHGDGALIARGTLNSGFALLVKNGRLVFDYNDFHHHSRVAAESPLAPGPHEIVLSVTRNAEGGGDIVLSVDGKVEATGKVRRLLYMISTIGMDLGRSLSPVTDDYVAPFTYPGQIARVAFEIPQDMPRGEVKAQVRAEMTRQ; via the coding sequence ATGACCAAGAAGACCCCGTCCGGAGAAGACTTCCAGGGCGTCATCGGACGCACCATTCCGGAGTCCCAGCCCTGGTGGCCAGCATCCAGGATCAAGCCGGGCTCGCCCAATGTGGTGCTGGTGGTGCTGGATGACACTGGCTTCTCCCACTTCGGCTGCTACGGCTCGACCCTGGCCACGCCGAACATCGACGCGCTCGCCGCTGGCGGGCTGCGCTTCACGGGCTTCCACACCACCGCCCTCTGCTCGCCGACCCGGGCGTGCCTGCTCACCGGCCGCAACCACCACGCGGTCGGCATGCGGGCGATCTCCAACTTCGACACCGGGTTTCCGAACATGCGCGGCGCCGTCCCGCGTTCGGCCGCCACCCTGGCCGAGATCCTGCGCGACAACGGCTATGGGACCTACGCCACGGGCAAGTGGCATCTGGCCCCGATGGCGGAGTGCTCGGCGGCGGGCCCCTACGCCAACTGGCCGCTGCAGAAGGGCTTCGACCGCTATTACGGCTTCCTGCAGGGTGAGACCGACCAGTTCTTCCCAGAACTGACCCACGACAACCACTTCATCGACGCGCCCGGCGGTCCGGAAGACGGCTACCACGTCTCCGAGGACATCGTGGACCGCTCGGCCGGCATGATCCGCGATCAGGTCTCCCTGGTGCCGGAGAAGCCGTTCTTCCTCTACCTGGCCTTCGGGGCCATGCACTCGCCTCATCAGGCTCCGCAGGCCTATCTCGACAAGTGGCGTGGCAAGTTCGACGCCGGCTGGGACGTGGCGCGCGAGGAGTGGTTCGCGCGCCAGAAGGAACTGGGAATCATCCCGCCTGACACCAGGCTGGCGCCGCACAATCCCGGCGTCCGTCCGTGGGCGGAGCTTTCGGTCAACGAGCAGCGCTTCGCCGCCCGCCTGCAGGAAGCCTTCGCCGCCATGTTGGAGCACACCGACGACCAGATCGGCCGGCTGGTCGCCTTCCTGAAGTCCATCGACCAGTTCGACGACACGCTCTTCATCGTCATGTCCGATAACGGCGCGAGCCAGGAGGGCGGCGCCACGGGCGTGCTCGACGAAATGAAGTGGTTCAACGGCATCCGCGAGAGCGTCGACGAGGCGGTCCTGCGCCTGGACGACATCGGTGGCCCCAACAGCCACTGCAACATCCCCTGGGGTTGGGCCCAGGCCGGCAACACCCCGCTGAAGTGGTACAAGCAGAACACCCACGGCGGCGGGGTCCGCGACCCGCTGGTCATCCACTGGCCGAACCGCGTGAAGGCCGGCGGCGAGACCCGCGACCAGTTCTGCCACGTCATCGACATCGCCCCGACCATCCTCGACGCCCTGGGACTCGAGACCCCCGCCGTGGTGGCCGGCGTGCCGCAGATGCCGGTCCACGGGATCAGCCTGGCGCCGACCTTCGCCGACCCCGCAGCAAAGCTCGACCGTGGGCCGCAGTATTTCGAGATGCTGGGCCACCGCGGGATCTGGAAGGACGGCTGGAAGGCGGTCACCCACCACGACCAGGGCAAGCCCTTCGACGACGACCGGTGGGAGCTCTACCACCTGGCGCAGGACTTCTCGGAGTATGAGGACCTGGCCGCGACCCACCCGGAAAAGCTCAAGGAGCTGGTCGACCTCTGGTGGGCGGAGGCCGAAACCCACGGTGTCCTGCCGCTTGACGACCGCAGCGCCATGGCCCTGTTCCGCGCATCCATGCGGCCGGGACTGCCCTCCTCGCGCCGCCGATTCGTCTATTATCCGCCAGTCTCGCACCTGGTCAGCGAAGCCTGCCCGCCGGTGGCCCGAGGCTGGACCACCAGCGTCACCATCGACCATCCGAAAGGCCACGGCGACGGCGCCCTGATCGCCCGAGGCACGCTCAACAGCGGCTTCGCGCTCCTCGTCAAGAACGGCCGGCTGGTCTTCGACTACAACGACTTCCACCACCACAGCCGGGTCGCGGCCGAATCGCCCCTGGCGCCCGGCCCGCATGAGATCGTGCTCTCCGTCACCCGCAACGCCGAGGGTGGTGGCGACATCGTTCTCAGCGTCGACGGCAAGGTGGAGGCGACCGGCAAGGTCCGACGCCTGCTCTACATGATCTCCACCATCGGCATGGACCTGGGCCGCAGCCTCTCGCCGGTCACCGACGACTATGTCGCGCCCTTCACCTATCCCGGCCAGATCGCCAGGGTGGCGTTCGAGATCCCGCAGGACATGCCCAGGGGCGAGGTCAAGGCCCAGGTGCGGGCGGAGATGACCCGGCAGTAG